From a region of the Helianthus annuus cultivar XRQ/B chromosome 5, HanXRQr2.0-SUNRISE, whole genome shotgun sequence genome:
- the LOC110938949 gene encoding YDG domain-containing protein At5g47150, whose amino-acid sequence MELPRKRASDDFNDRDLEAGRRQKPKVLAVRDFPPGCGINEADIKPLKKLRNVHLHLEAVRKQKPKVLAVRDFPPGCGVKEADIKPLKKLRNVHLHLENNSLKPNEFFEKSKVTNTVVTERKPLKLLDNEDTNTGKTNLRMKDKAVSIEHAEFRRNKPSFGLKPAGKVMFWDPTCTNEGHDQQPKVTTTTVSRGKPLKSSDNGDSNVTKLTSNGEDKRFQPKERSRNKSSFGSKEGDAQKSDVSTTSGTRKEHTKREKIKEAMSVFDEVYAKLLQDNRLKSKEEKIANWRVPVEVAKIAKQMLKWMEPEKSLGHICGVQIGDKFKFRSQLKMIGLHCQLQSGIDYTNIEGKNLAISVVDAHRYSNESGSSDMLIYSGHGGLGFLGCKLPPEDQKLVRGNLALKNSMDERTPVRVIRKVEGFQKNELFVYDGLYVVNHYTQNRNEEGKIAFQFHLSRVPGQPLLHKMLNASC is encoded by the coding sequence ATGGAGTTACCTAGAAAACGAGCATCGGATGATTTTAATGATCGCGATCTTGAGGCAGGTAGAAGACAGAAACCAAAGGTGCTTGCAGTTCGTGATTTTCCTCCTGGCTGTGGAATTAATGAAGCTGACATAAAGCCTTTGAAGAAGTTACGAAATGTTCATTTACATCTTgaggcagtcagaaaacagaaaccaaAGGTGCTTGCGGTTCGTGATTTTCCTCCTGGCTGTGGAGTTAAAGAAGCTGACATAAAGCCTTTGAAGAAGTTAAGAAATGTTCATTTACATCTTGAGAATAATAGCTTGAAACCTAAtgaatttttcgaaaaatcgaaagtcaccaacaccgttgttACTGAGAGGAAGCCGCTGAAGCTTCTGGACAATGAAGACACAAATACTGGGAAGACAAATTTGCGCATGAAGGACAAGGCAGTGAGCATTGAGCATGCAGAATTCAGGAGAAACAAACCTTCATTTGGCTTAAAGCCTGCTGGGAAGGTTATGTTTTGGGACCCTACTTGTACAAATGAGGGTCATGACCAACAACCAAAAGTCACCACCACTACCGTATCAAGGGGAAAACCTTTGAAAAGTTCTGATAATGGTGATTCAAATGTAACGAAGTTGACTTCAAATGGCGAGGATAAAAGGTTTCAACCCAAAGAACGGAGCAGAAACAAATCGTCTTTTGGCTCAAAGGAAGGTGATGCCCAAAAATCAGACGTGAGTACAACTAGTGGAACGCGAAAGGAACACACAAAACGTGAGAAGATTAAAGAAGCAATGAGTGTTTTTGATGAGGTCTATGCAAAACTATTACAAGATAACAGactgaagtcaaaggaagaaaagattgcgaATTGGAGGGTTCCTGTGGAGGTTGCAAAAATAGCCAAACAAATGCTGAAGTGGATGGAACCTGAAAAGAGTTTAGGTCACATATGTGGAGTACAAATTGGCGATAAGTTCAAATTCAGGTCACAACTTAAGATGATCGGTCTTCACTGCCAACTTCAGTCTGGTATTGATTATACCAATATAGAAGGAAAGAATTTGGCTATAAGCGTAGTTGACGCTCATCGTTACTCGAATGAAAGCGGATCTAGTGATATGCTGATATATAGTGGTCATGGTGGGCTTGGATTCTTGGGGTGTAAATTGCCACCAGAAGATCAAAAACTCGTACGAGGTAATCTGGCTTTGAAGAATAGTATGGATGAGAGAACCCCGGTTCGAGTGATTAGGAAAGTTGAAGGGTTTCAGAAGAATGAGCTGTTTGTGTACGATGGCTTGTATGTTGTGAATCATTATACGCAAAACAGAAATGAAGAAGGCAAGATTGCGTTCCAATTTCATTTAAGTAGAGTACCAGGGCAGCCTCTACTTCACAAAATGCTAAATGCTAGCTGTTGA